In Methanobacterium paludis, the following proteins share a genomic window:
- a CDS encoding V4R domain-containing protein — MNNMNPEDPHQDMRIELFATPDSVYAIDSPVRVKILSLLREGELSFDKIAELSGKAKSTVSVHLKKMAKEGIIGSKQDPDDARKKIFFIKSEYLGKLSSKKMLKDGIDKYVSSYVESNGNPFEFFRMIFQTIRVSLLKQGINIDPILYEAGEKVGEAIYKELADSDMDKFVGNIAKFWETHELGHVEVGNLEPLTVNVYDCFECQGLPYLGRPACAFDSGILKTIFSAHFQDEQAVNEVKCYATGDDYCSFVIKDCKK, encoded by the coding sequence ATGAATAATATGAACCCCGAAGACCCTCATCAAGATATGAGAATAGAATTATTTGCCACACCTGATAGTGTATATGCAATTGACAGTCCTGTAAGGGTAAAAATATTATCCCTACTCAGGGAAGGAGAATTGAGTTTTGACAAGATAGCAGAATTATCTGGCAAAGCCAAATCAACAGTATCGGTACACCTCAAAAAAATGGCAAAAGAGGGAATAATAGGTTCAAAACAGGACCCTGATGATGCGCGTAAAAAGATATTCTTCATCAAATCAGAATATCTAGGCAAATTATCCAGTAAAAAAATGTTGAAAGACGGCATAGACAAATACGTTTCAAGTTACGTAGAAAGCAATGGTAATCCATTTGAATTTTTCAGGATGATATTCCAAACCATTAGGGTTTCACTCCTCAAACAGGGCATAAATATTGACCCCATACTTTATGAAGCCGGAGAAAAAGTGGGTGAAGCTATTTATAAAGAATTAGCTGATTCAGATATGGATAAATTTGTGGGAAACATTGCAAAATTTTGGGAAACCCATGAGCTGGGACACGTTGAAGTTGGAAACCTCGAACCATTAACAGTTAATGTTTACGACTGTTTTGAGTGTCAGGGCCTGCCATACCTTGGAAGACCTGCATGTGCATTTGATTCAGGAATACTTAAAACAATTTTTTCAGCCCATTTCCAGGATGAACAGGCAGTTAACGAGGTCAAATGTTATGCAACTGGTGACGATTACTGTTCTTTTGTCATTAAAGATTGCAAAAAATAA
- a CDS encoding nicotinamide-nucleotide adenylyltransferase: MRSTRGLLVGRMQPVHKGHIEVIKRILEDVDEVIIGIGSAQLSHTLRDPFTAGERVMMLTKALSENGISPSHYYIIPIQDVECNSIWIAHVKMLTPPFKHVYSGNSLVQRLFIEGGYEVTSPPPFNRESYSGTEVRRRMLADEDWESLVPKCVVKVIEEIDGVNRLKHLSKKEMNEN; the protein is encoded by the coding sequence ATGAGAAGTACGAGGGGTTTACTTGTTGGAAGGATGCAGCCAGTTCACAAAGGCCATATAGAAGTTATAAAAAGGATTTTAGAAGATGTTGACGAAGTTATAATAGGAATTGGAAGTGCTCAACTAAGTCACACACTTAGAGACCCATTTACAGCAGGTGAAAGGGTTATGATGCTCACCAAAGCCCTCAGTGAAAATGGAATTTCTCCCTCACATTATTACATCATTCCCATACAGGATGTTGAGTGCAACTCCATCTGGATCGCCCATGTAAAGATGTTAACACCACCATTTAAACACGTTTACTCAGGAAACTCCCTTGTACAGAGGCTCTTTATTGAAGGAGGATATGAAGTCACATCTCCCCCACCATTTAACCGTGAATCATACTCTGGAACCGAAGTCAGGAGAAGAATGCTTGCAGATGAAGATTGGGAATCTTTAGTTCCAAAATGTGTTGTTAAAGTTATAGAAGAGATAGATGGAGTTAATAGGCTTAAACATTTATCAAAAAAGGAAATGAATGAGAATTAA
- a CDS encoding molybdenum cofactor biosynthesis protein MoaE, translating into MIARILKKGEETITINQLMDQVKKNPQIAECGAIFSFEGIVRGTETDKNTVKMDLTTPDIEKTEGELKEIINDIKNKYGVIEIAVVHYIGEFQPADPLFLAVVAGAHRQETRSALNDVVERVKYELDFKKEEHTDGGTNIIMSGG; encoded by the coding sequence ATGATTGCCAGGATCTTAAAAAAAGGTGAAGAAACTATCACAATTAACCAGCTCATGGATCAGGTTAAAAAAAATCCACAAATAGCAGAGTGCGGTGCAATATTTTCCTTTGAGGGTATTGTAAGGGGAACAGAAACTGATAAAAACACTGTGAAAATGGACCTCACCACTCCGGACATTGAAAAAACTGAAGGCGAGCTTAAAGAAATTATAAATGATATAAAAAACAAGTATGGCGTGATTGAAATAGCGGTTGTACATTATATCGGTGAATTCCAGCCAGCTGATCCACTCTTCCTTGCTGTGGTTGCAGGAGCCCATAGACAGGAAACCCGCAGCGCACTGAACGATGTTGTAGAAAGAGTCAAATATGAACTTGATTTTAAAAAAGAAGAACATACAGATGGTGGTACTAATATAATAATGTCTGGGGGGTAA
- a CDS encoding HD domain-containing protein: MKFIRDSLHGNLQLDDFEVKIVDTPQIQRLRRIKQLGFTYLVYPGANHTRFEHSIGAMYLSSRLANNLQLDDHKKQMLRVCAILHDAGHGPFSHVSEGVLGTSHEELTSKLIKESQLSDILSEKFNIHEIIKTINGKGSLGQAISGELDVDRMDYLLRDSYYTGVAYGVIDVERLIYNMKLDGNLVLKQKGVQAAESMLLARYFMYPSVYQHHTTRIINSMFRRCFKNLLETGEVEAERIYEYDDLDIIVAARAQTGYIKDIIQKLDNRDLFKTVFSLKLDELENPDAVFKLGDEEIRRIETELCEDLNVPEGYLMVDVPEYPSFDEMKTQVAVEDDIVKLGDISTIVRALRDARFNHADLCIYIPKEYANKTAGFQFEDYIEIPD; encoded by the coding sequence TTGAAATTTATAAGGGATAGTCTCCATGGAAATCTTCAATTAGATGATTTTGAGGTTAAAATAGTTGACACGCCTCAAATACAAAGGTTGAGACGTATAAAACAGTTAGGTTTTACTTATCTTGTGTATCCTGGTGCGAATCATACTCGATTCGAACATTCCATCGGAGCAATGTACCTATCATCTAGACTTGCAAATAACCTGCAACTTGACGACCATAAAAAACAGATGCTACGTGTTTGTGCAATACTCCACGATGCAGGTCACGGTCCCTTTTCTCATGTATCAGAAGGAGTTCTCGGTACATCACATGAGGAACTCACATCTAAATTAATAAAGGAATCCCAACTATCAGATATACTATCTGAAAAATTCAATATCCATGAAATAATAAAAACAATAAATGGTAAAGGTTCCCTTGGACAAGCAATATCAGGTGAGCTTGACGTTGACAGAATGGACTATCTTTTAAGGGATTCTTATTATACGGGAGTTGCATACGGAGTTATCGATGTTGAAAGGCTTATTTACAACATGAAACTTGATGGAAACCTGGTTCTCAAACAAAAGGGTGTTCAGGCCGCAGAATCCATGCTCCTTGCAAGATATTTCATGTATCCCAGTGTTTATCAACACCATACCACACGGATCATCAACTCTATGTTCAGAAGGTGCTTTAAAAATCTTTTAGAAACTGGGGAAGTAGAAGCTGAAAGAATTTATGAGTACGATGATTTAGACATAATCGTAGCAGCAAGGGCTCAAACAGGTTATATAAAGGATATAATCCAAAAATTAGACAACAGAGATCTGTTCAAAACTGTTTTTTCATTGAAACTTGACGAACTGGAAAATCCTGATGCTGTATTCAAGTTAGGAGATGAAGAAATAAGACGAATTGAAACAGAGTTATGTGAAGACCTGAATGTCCCTGAAGGTTACCTTATGGTGGATGTTCCAGAATATCCCTCCTTTGATGAGATGAAAACACAAGTGGCTGTAGAAGATGATATAGTCAAACTTGGAGATATATCCACAATAGTGCGTGCTTTAAGAGATGCACGATTCAACCATGCTGATCTGTGTATTTACATTCCAAAGGAATATGCAAACAAAACAGCAGGATTCCAATTTGAAGATTACATTGAAATACCTGATTAA
- a CDS encoding UbiX family flavin prenyltransferase, with the protein MIVIAITGASGVAYGVRLLEVLSEIGEETALVVTDPAKIILKYELGIEEDQIKGLASEYYQPGDLTASINSGSCRFKSMVIVPSTMKTIAAIANGYANNAVTRTADVALKEHRKLVLVPRETPLRAVHLENMLKIAREGGIILPAMPAFYNKPENIDEMIDFITGKILDVLGIDNDLFKRWHGEKP; encoded by the coding sequence ATGATAGTGATTGCAATTACAGGTGCAAGTGGCGTTGCTTATGGAGTAAGACTTCTTGAAGTCTTATCTGAAATTGGAGAGGAAACAGCTCTTGTTGTAACAGACCCTGCAAAGATAATTCTTAAATATGAATTGGGAATTGAAGAAGATCAAATTAAGGGACTTGCATCTGAATATTACCAACCCGGTGATCTTACAGCATCTATAAACAGTGGATCGTGCAGATTCAAATCCATGGTAATTGTTCCGTCCACCATGAAAACAATAGCAGCAATAGCGAACGGTTATGCGAACAATGCAGTGACAAGGACAGCTGATGTTGCACTTAAAGAACATAGAAAACTTGTACTGGTACCAAGAGAAACTCCTTTAAGAGCCGTACACCTTGAAAACATGCTTAAAATAGCTAGAGAAGGAGGTATAATACTCCCTGCAATGCCGGCATTTTATAACAAACCAGAAAACATTGATGAGATGATTGATTTCATCACAGGCAAAATCCTCGATGTCCTGGGAATAGATAACGACCTTTTCAAACGATGGCACGGAGAGAAACCATGA
- the cbiT gene encoding precorrin-6Y C5,15-methyltransferase (decarboxylating) subunit CbiT has translation MIPDREFIKTPEVPGPTKEEVRCIVMCKSKILKGDVVADIGCGTGGITVEFARKAKEVYSIDRNPDALEVTEKNLKKHGLLIKANLLEGDALEVMDEIPDLNVLMVGGSNGELSSIIKKGYKKLKDGGRIIVTSILLETRAEAVKTLQSLDMIPDVVEVSISKGKITKRGTMMIANNPITIISATKV, from the coding sequence ATGATACCTGATCGAGAATTTATAAAAACTCCTGAAGTTCCAGGTCCAACAAAGGAAGAAGTCAGATGCATTGTTATGTGCAAATCAAAGATATTAAAAGGGGATGTAGTTGCAGATATAGGGTGTGGAACCGGTGGGATAACCGTTGAATTTGCAAGAAAAGCTAAAGAAGTTTATTCTATTGATAGAAATCCAGATGCCCTTGAAGTCACCGAAAAAAACCTTAAAAAACATGGACTCCTGATCAAAGCCAATCTTCTGGAAGGGGATGCCCTTGAGGTCATGGATGAAATTCCTGATTTAAATGTCCTTATGGTGGGTGGAAGCAACGGAGAACTATCATCAATAATAAAAAAAGGATATAAAAAACTCAAAGATGGTGGCAGAATCATTGTAACATCCATACTCCTTGAAACTCGTGCAGAAGCTGTTAAAACTTTACAAAGTCTTGATATGATCCCTGACGTTGTTGAGGTTTCCATTTCAAAGGGTAAAATTACAAAAAGGGGTACTATGATGATTGCAAACAATCCAATCACAATTATTTCCGCTACGAAAGTTTAG
- a CDS encoding pseudomurein-binding protein, with amino-acid sequence MERLTLEQYRKMVDKVIKFEKLNGEMPEYTVVDGCKIGKKNYIDMIETVNKFLLEMGRSPGIVEIGSRSGTDYSECEFLIR; translated from the coding sequence ATGGAGAGGTTAACTCTCGAGCAGTATAGAAAAATGGTTGACAAGGTAATTAAGTTTGAAAAGTTGAATGGAGAAATGCCAGAATACACTGTTGTAGATGGTTGCAAAATAGGCAAAAAAAACTACATTGATATGATAGAAACTGTGAACAAGTTCCTCCTTGAAATGGGTCGAAGTCCTGGAATTGTTGAAATTGGATCGAGAAGTGGAACAGATTACAGTGAATGCGAATTTTTAATTCGATAG
- a CDS encoding thymidylate synthase encodes MVTIKTATAEDAWKMIVKQVMKNGIQLEDERDSVTKELLNVVVIVEEPSISKPPEGYFWTGEKLKRYKKQFLDPDGQGFAYTYGNRLREHFGFKVGKNIYRVKTDQIEAVIKRLRENKTTRRATMTAFDPSIDHYQDEIPCMILVDFKIRKNKLYTTALWRSQDIYGAWIPNFFGLSGLADHVAGAVKVTLGPITIHSISAHIYENNFKDASKF; translated from the coding sequence ATGGTTACAATTAAAACAGCCACAGCTGAAGATGCATGGAAAATGATCGTAAAGCAAGTTATGAAAAATGGGATTCAACTGGAAGATGAACGGGATTCTGTCACAAAAGAGCTTTTAAATGTTGTTGTAATAGTTGAAGAACCTTCAATTTCAAAACCGCCTGAAGGCTATTTCTGGACTGGTGAAAAGCTTAAACGGTATAAAAAACAGTTTTTAGACCCTGATGGTCAGGGGTTTGCATATACCTATGGTAACCGGCTGAGGGAACATTTTGGATTCAAGGTTGGTAAAAACATTTATCGTGTTAAAACTGACCAGATTGAGGCTGTTATAAAACGTTTAAGGGAGAATAAAACGACAAGAAGAGCAACTATGACAGCATTTGACCCTTCTATTGACCATTATCAGGATGAAATTCCGTGCATGATTCTTGTTGACTTTAAGATAAGAAAAAATAAGCTTTATACCACAGCACTCTGGAGAAGTCAGGATATATATGGAGCATGGATTCCTAACTTTTTTGGGCTTAGTGGGCTTGCAGATCACGTTGCAGGTGCTGTTAAAGTGACTTTAGGGCCAATTACAATCCATTCCATCAGTGCACACATCTACGAAAATAATTTTAAGGATGCTTCCAAGTTTTGA
- a CDS encoding molybdenum cofactor guanylyltransferase — protein MKSCIILCGGLSQRMGKDKGSMLIQGKPMVLHVLEAVENVVDEVVLVLRDEKQIDAYKKILKSFEIDLNSDLKSNFKIDLKICTDIIKDQGPLVGILTGLSLIKSDEALVLPCDSPFVSKSFVLKIFSFYDEDKGEDGSRFDAVVPRWPDGRVEPLHSIYKKDNKEKIEKILKDDLRNVKSLIEMINVKFVAVESLDKTGRSFQNMNRMDDVKKDE, from the coding sequence ATGAAATCTTGTATAATACTCTGTGGTGGTCTGAGTCAGAGGATGGGAAAAGATAAAGGATCAATGCTCATTCAAGGCAAACCAATGGTGCTACATGTCCTTGAAGCTGTCGAAAATGTTGTAGATGAAGTTGTGCTTGTTTTAAGGGATGAAAAGCAGATTGATGCATATAAAAAGATTTTAAAATCCTTTGAAATTGATCTAAATTCCGACCTAAAATCAAATTTTAAAATAGACCTTAAAATTTGTACAGATATTATAAAGGATCAGGGGCCACTTGTGGGCATATTAACAGGTCTTTCACTTATAAAATCAGATGAAGCCCTTGTTTTACCTTGTGATTCTCCATTTGTTTCAAAATCATTTGTTTTGAAGATTTTCAGTTTTTATGATGAAGATAAAGGTGAAGATGGAAGTAGATTTGATGCTGTTGTTCCAAGATGGCCTGACGGTCGTGTAGAACCATTACATTCCATTTATAAAAAAGATAACAAAGAAAAGATTGAAAAAATCCTTAAAGATGATTTGAGGAATGTTAAATCTTTAATTGAGATGATAAATGTTAAATTCGTTGCTGTTGAGTCTCTTGATAAAACTGGTAGGAGTTTTCAGAATATGAACAGGATGGATGATGTTAAGAAGGATGAATAA
- a CDS encoding nucleotidyltransferase domain-containing protein, translating to MNMATTVQSGFNEFHKKLTPTLKESEAAKNHRNSIKSALESKYGIWNFFRTGSFGNGTSIRGYSDVDYFANIPPSKMNTNSTYALREVREVLNNRFPQTGVSVRTPGVLVPFGTDASESTEVIPTTSLFDDNDNLIYKIADGSGGWMLSNPRKHIEYVNEINSKGNGKVKPLIRFIKAWKYYQNVPISSFYLEMRVAKYASSNFPIIYSWDIRNIFKSLLDTKLSSMQDPQGICGYIEPCSTEKKKEESLSKLSTAYSRAKNAKDAEDNDKIMDAFSWWHLLFNYEFPHYG from the coding sequence ATGAATATGGCTACTACTGTTCAAAGTGGATTTAATGAATTTCATAAGAAACTTACCCCAACTTTAAAAGAATCTGAGGCTGCTAAAAATCATAGGAATTCTATAAAGAGCGCTCTTGAAAGTAAATATGGAATTTGGAATTTTTTTAGAACAGGTTCTTTTGGTAATGGAACAAGTATAAGAGGATATAGTGATGTTGATTATTTTGCAAATATACCCCCATCTAAAATGAATACTAACTCCACATATGCTTTAAGAGAAGTTAGAGAGGTATTGAATAATCGTTTTCCTCAAACTGGAGTTTCTGTTAGAACTCCTGGAGTTTTAGTTCCTTTTGGAACAGATGCATCTGAATCTACCGAGGTTATCCCTACAACTTCACTTTTTGATGATAATGATAACTTAATTTATAAAATTGCTGACGGATCTGGAGGTTGGATGCTTTCTAACCCTAGAAAACATATTGAATATGTAAATGAGATCAATTCAAAAGGTAATGGAAAAGTTAAGCCACTTATTAGATTTATAAAGGCTTGGAAATATTATCAAAATGTTCCTATTTCTTCTTTCTATCTAGAAATGCGTGTGGCTAAATATGCATCTTCGAATTTTCCCATAATTTACTCGTGGGATATAAGGAATATATTTAAATCACTGCTAGATACAAAATTATCTTCTATGCAGGACCCTCAGGGTATATGTGGTTATATAGAACCTTGCTCAACTGAAAAAAAGAAGGAAGAATCTCTTTCAAAGTTATCTACAGCTTATAGTCGCGCTAAAAATGCTAAAGATGCGGAAGATAATGATAAAATTATGGATGCATTTTCTTGGTGGCATCTTTTATTCAACTATGAATTTCCACATTATGGCTAA
- the guaB gene encoding IMP dehydrogenase — translation MFSEKLKNAPNGYTFDDFLMVPSVSSVEPKDVVTKTRVSKNHYINIPIVSSPMDTVTEAEMAIALAQEGGLGIIHRNMTISEQIGEINKVKLSGDLTIRDVITISPEESIKEAQNIMDEEEISGLPVVMDGIVIGIISRRDIKPILNSDSQKKVRDIMTEEVVTIEESTTPEEALDVAYENKVERLPVVQKGKIVGIVTMRDILERKKFPNASRDKKGRFLVAAATGPFDLERAIALDEAGADIISIDCAHAHKPEIVEFAKTMKENIDADLLMGNIATKEAAEDLMAAEVDGFKVGIGPGSICTTRIIAGVGVPQLTAISDVADVAKDYDVPVIGDGGLRYSGDVAKAIAVGADAVMLGSLLAGTHESPGDVVIMNGRKFKQYRGMGSLGAMTGGVGAGTDRYFQDVKGPMKHAKLVPEGVEGVVPYKGPVNEVLFQLIGGLKASMGYCGANNIKEMQEKAKFVRITAGGMAESHPHDITITNESPNYPTTRLI, via the coding sequence ATGTTTTCAGAAAAATTAAAAAATGCCCCAAATGGTTATACATTCGACGATTTTTTAATGGTGCCTTCAGTATCTTCTGTTGAACCTAAGGATGTTGTAACAAAGACTCGTGTTTCAAAAAATCATTACATTAATATTCCAATTGTCAGCTCACCGATGGACACTGTGACAGAAGCAGAGATGGCCATAGCTCTGGCTCAAGAAGGTGGTTTAGGAATAATACACAGAAACATGACCATAAGCGAGCAAATTGGAGAGATAAATAAGGTTAAACTCTCCGGAGACCTTACAATAAGGGATGTTATAACAATCAGTCCAGAAGAATCCATAAAAGAAGCCCAGAATATAATGGATGAAGAGGAAATAAGCGGACTTCCTGTTGTGATGGATGGAATTGTAATTGGAATAATAAGTAGAAGGGACATAAAACCAATTTTAAATTCAGACTCTCAAAAGAAAGTAAGGGACATAATGACTGAAGAAGTTGTAACCATTGAAGAGTCAACCACGCCCGAAGAGGCACTGGATGTTGCGTATGAAAACAAGGTAGAAAGACTTCCAGTTGTTCAAAAGGGGAAAATAGTGGGTATAGTTACCATGCGGGACATACTTGAGCGTAAAAAATTCCCAAATGCATCAAGAGACAAAAAGGGAAGGTTTTTGGTTGCAGCTGCAACAGGACCCTTCGATCTGGAACGTGCAATAGCACTTGATGAAGCAGGAGCGGATATAATCTCAATAGACTGTGCACACGCTCATAAACCTGAAATTGTTGAGTTTGCAAAGACCATGAAGGAAAATATAGATGCAGATTTGCTCATGGGTAACATAGCAACCAAAGAAGCAGCAGAAGACCTCATGGCTGCAGAAGTAGATGGATTTAAGGTAGGAATAGGTCCGGGATCCATTTGTACAACCCGGATAATAGCCGGAGTGGGAGTCCCACAGCTCACCGCCATATCTGATGTTGCAGATGTTGCAAAAGACTACGATGTTCCTGTAATAGGAGACGGCGGTTTAAGATACTCTGGTGATGTTGCAAAGGCTATAGCTGTTGGTGCTGATGCTGTAATGCTTGGAAGTTTGCTTGCTGGAACCCATGAATCTCCTGGGGATGTTGTTATAATGAACGGCCGTAAATTCAAACAATACAGAGGAATGGGATCCCTTGGAGCCATGACTGGTGGAGTAGGTGCAGGAACAGACAGATACTTCCAGGATGTTAAAGGACCAATGAAACATGCTAAACTTGTGCCTGAAGGGGTTGAAGGAGTTGTACCCTACAAAGGACCTGTAAATGAGGTTTTATTCCAGCTGATTGGTGGTCTTAAAGCTTCGATGGGTTACTGCGGTGCAAATAATATTAAAGAAATGCAGGAAAAAGCCAAGTTCGTTCGGATCACAGCAGGAGGTATGGCAGAAAGCCACCCCCACGATATAACAATAACAAACGAAAGCCCTAACTATCCAACAACAAGGCTTATCTAA
- a CDS encoding (5-formylfuran-3-yl)methyl phosphate synthase → MLLLISPINTEEALEAVEGSADIIDVKNPKEGSLGANFPWVIKSIRELTPEAMHVSATIGDVPYKPGTVSLAAAGAVVSGADYIKVGLYGTKNYDEALEVMKNVVKSVREFDHDALVVASGYADAHRVGAVDPMEIPRVAAESGADIAMVDTAVKDGKTLFDFMDKDALTKFTDDTHKYGLKVALAGSVKAEQLEMLYDIGCDIVGIRGAACVGGDRNTGKIHRSAVSKLKKMIENF, encoded by the coding sequence TTGCTTCTCTTAATCAGTCCAATAAATACTGAAGAAGCACTGGAAGCCGTAGAAGGTAGTGCTGATATAATTGATGTTAAAAATCCAAAAGAAGGTTCATTGGGTGCAAATTTTCCATGGGTAATAAAAAGTATCAGGGAGTTAACTCCTGAAGCGATGCACGTTAGTGCAACAATTGGAGACGTGCCTTACAAACCTGGAACAGTTTCTCTTGCAGCTGCGGGAGCTGTTGTTTCAGGAGCAGATTACATAAAAGTTGGGCTTTATGGAACAAAGAACTATGATGAAGCTCTTGAAGTTATGAAAAATGTTGTAAAATCTGTTAGGGAATTTGATCACGATGCGCTGGTTGTTGCATCTGGATATGCTGATGCCCACAGGGTTGGTGCGGTTGATCCAATGGAAATACCTCGGGTTGCTGCAGAATCCGGTGCAGATATTGCAATGGTGGATACTGCAGTTAAAGACGGTAAAACACTCTTTGACTTCATGGATAAAGATGCTCTAACCAAATTTACAGATGATACTCATAAATATGGCCTCAAAGTCGCCCTTGCAGGTTCTGTGAAAGCAGAACAGCTTGAAATGCTCTATGACATTGGCTGTGATATTGTTGGTATCAGGGGTGCAGCTTGTGTGGGTGGAGACCGTAATACAGGTAAGATTCACAGAAGTGCTGTAAGTAAATTGAAGAAAATGATAGAAAACTTTTAA
- a CDS encoding LUD domain-containing protein — translation MKKSEIEVMNRSFGILTERRSHILNDERTLELKDKVKEIRQYSISNLDELMDIGIKKLQKNGMEVILAETSKNALEAIYDIVKDESMVAKSKSNTAGEIRLSEFLENNGVEVLETDLGDRIVQFGPENRSSHPTAPASHLNVKKISEIVSDEFNQDVKPEPRAILNIVKSDILDKLSKCKVGITGANSVAAEDGSIITVHNEGNISLVSMLDTHIVIVGIDKFVKTIEEAVSIVKLETIYATGQTTPAYMNVISGPSQTADIEKVLLKDMYGAKRVVVILLDNGRSRAIDEGGECLLCIGCGSCIVSCPIYNAVGYDFGYRRYLGGRGVVFSRFVEDQKSCFDSGLFTCTLCGLCTLECPVGIKTNQLIEKLRKESVESDIFCEEHSKIAHKIQKKGSPF, via the coding sequence ATGAAGAAGTCTGAGATTGAAGTAATGAACAGGTCATTTGGGATACTAACTGAGAGGAGGTCCCACATTCTTAATGATGAGCGAACTCTCGAACTTAAAGACAAGGTTAAGGAAATAAGGCAGTATTCAATCTCAAACCTTGATGAATTGATGGATATTGGAATAAAAAAGCTTCAAAAAAATGGGATGGAAGTTATATTAGCTGAAACTTCTAAAAATGCTCTTGAAGCCATATATGATATAGTTAAAGATGAATCAATGGTTGCAAAGTCCAAATCAAATACTGCTGGGGAAATAAGGCTTTCAGAGTTCCTTGAAAACAATGGTGTTGAGGTTCTTGAAACTGATTTAGGTGATAGAATTGTCCAGTTTGGTCCTGAAAACAGATCTTCCCACCCTACTGCACCTGCTTCTCATTTAAATGTCAAAAAAATATCTGAAATAGTTTCAGATGAATTTAATCAGGATGTGAAACCTGAACCCCGAGCCATATTAAATATAGTTAAATCGGACATTCTTGATAAGCTTTCAAAATGTAAAGTTGGAATTACAGGTGCAAATTCAGTTGCAGCAGAAGATGGTTCCATAATAACAGTCCACAACGAGGGCAACATAAGCCTTGTATCAATGCTGGACACCCATATTGTGATTGTGGGTATAGATAAATTCGTCAAAACCATAGAAGAAGCAGTATCAATTGTAAAACTGGAAACCATATACGCAACCGGACAAACAACACCAGCATATATGAATGTTATATCTGGCCCTTCACAAACAGCAGACATTGAAAAAGTGCTTTTGAAGGATATGTACGGCGCTAAAAGGGTAGTTGTGATACTCCTTGATAATGGAAGAAGCCGTGCAATTGATGAAGGTGGCGAATGCCTTTTATGTATTGGCTGTGGCAGCTGTATTGTCTCATGTCCAATTTACAATGCTGTTGGATATGATTTTGGATACAGACGGTATTTAGGTGGTAGAGGTGTGGTTTTCAGCCGTTTCGTAGAAGATCAGAAATCTTGCTTTGATTCAGGTCTCTTCACATGCACTTTATGTGGTTTATGTACATTAGAATGCCCTGTTGGCATTAAAACCAATCAATTAATCGAAAAATTAAGAAAAGAATCTGTTGAATCTGATATTTTTTGTGAAGAACACTCTAAAATTGCACATAAGATCCAAAAGAAGGGCTCGCCCTTCTAG